From the genome of Culicoidibacter larvae, one region includes:
- a CDS encoding deoxynucleoside kinase has translation MINRDICEKYNIPLHSVISIAGTVGVGKSTLTKALAEALGFKTSLERVENNPYLDKYYADFTTWAFHLQIFFLAERFKEQKRMFQYGGGFIQDRSIYEDVDIFAKLNFEQGKMSEDDYDTYTSLFNAMVMTPFFPHPDLIIYVEGEFDDIIDRIHERGREMEIVTDVEYWKTLYSRYSTWIDNFNTAPILRINMNDYDILNDESSLDYILTKIGKIIHTTVK, from the coding sequence ATGATTAATAGAGATATTTGCGAAAAATATAATATCCCGTTACATTCAGTTATTTCAATAGCCGGCACAGTAGGTGTTGGTAAGTCTACGCTAACCAAAGCATTGGCTGAAGCATTAGGTTTTAAGACATCTTTGGAAAGAGTTGAAAACAATCCATATTTAGATAAGTATTATGCCGACTTTACAACTTGGGCATTCCATTTACAGATTTTCTTTCTTGCTGAACGCTTTAAGGAACAAAAACGTATGTTTCAATATGGTGGCGGATTCATTCAGGACCGTTCAATATATGAAGACGTTGATATTTTTGCCAAATTAAACTTTGAGCAAGGAAAAATGTCTGAAGATGACTATGACACATATACATCTTTATTTAATGCAATGGTTATGACCCCCTTCTTTCCACATCCTGACTTAATCATTTACGTTGAAGGTGAATTTGATGATATTATTGATCGCATCCATGAACGTGGCCGTGAAATGGAAATAGTCACCGATGTAGAATACTGGAAGACTCTATATTCTCGCTACTCAACTTGGATTGATAATTTCAATACTGCACCTATTCTCAGAATAAATATGAATGACTATGATATATTAAATGATGAATCAAGCCTGGACTACATCCTAACAAAGATTGGCAAGATTATCCACACCACTGTAAAGTAG
- a CDS encoding deoxynucleoside kinase: MNTHQTPFIAIEGPIGVGKTSLSLLVSEALGYSLLKEIVYENPFLESFYENIDTWGFQTEMFFLVNRYLQLEDIQKNYIEKAKPVVADYHIFKNLLFADMNLHPDKFSKFQKIYHTLIDGLLQPNLLIVINASLDTLKHRINIRSRDFEELIEDEYLEKLIIEYDAYATLFELEHPDIPVLRINGDHVDFVNSPDDLKKIIEQIKELL, encoded by the coding sequence ATGAACACACATCAAACTCCATTCATTGCAATTGAAGGTCCAATTGGTGTTGGTAAAACATCACTTTCTTTGCTTGTCTCTGAGGCACTTGGATATTCATTACTAAAGGAAATAGTATATGAAAATCCATTTCTTGAAAGTTTTTATGAAAATATAGATACATGGGGATTTCAAACCGAGATGTTTTTCTTAGTAAATAGATATTTACAGTTAGAAGACATTCAGAAGAACTATATTGAAAAGGCGAAACCTGTTGTTGCTGATTATCATATTTTTAAAAACTTGCTATTTGCTGATATGAATTTACATCCAGATAAATTCAGTAAGTTTCAAAAAATTTATCACACACTTATTGATGGTCTCTTACAACCTAACCTTTTAATTGTTATCAACGCCAGCCTTGATACATTAAAGCACCGTATAAATATCAGAAGCCGTGATTTTGAAGAACTTATTGAAGATGAGTATCTTGAGAAGCTTATCATTGAATATGATGCATATGCGACACTATTTGAGCTTGAGCATCCAGATATTCCAGTTTTACGCATTAATGGCGATCATGTTGACTTTGTTAATAGCCCTGATGACCTTAAAAAAATTATCGAACAAATAAAAGAATTATTATAG